One genomic segment of Nocardioides cavernaquae includes these proteins:
- a CDS encoding MlaE family ABC transporter permease, with amino-acid sequence MALREIGQRPGRFLDHLGSELAFYLRALSWVPRTIKHYPREILRLLAEVTLGTGALAVIGGTVGVIVSMCFFTGTEVGLQGYAALNQLGTAPLTGFVSAYFNTREIAPLVAGIALAATVGCGFTAQLGAMRISEEVDALEVMAIPSLPFLVTTRIIAGLIAIVPLYIVGLMSSYFATRLTVTQGYGQSAGTYDHYFHAFLPPGDVLWSFGKVLVFAVVVILIHCYHGYTASGGPAGVGVAVGKAVRTSIVAINVIDLLLSMSIWGTTTTVRLAG; translated from the coding sequence ATGGCCCTGCGAGAGATCGGGCAGCGTCCCGGCCGTTTCCTCGACCACCTCGGCAGCGAGCTGGCGTTCTACCTGCGCGCCCTCTCCTGGGTGCCGCGGACCATCAAGCACTACCCGCGCGAGATCCTGCGGCTGCTCGCCGAGGTCACCCTCGGCACCGGTGCCCTTGCCGTCATCGGCGGCACCGTGGGCGTCATCGTCTCGATGTGCTTCTTCACCGGCACCGAGGTGGGTCTCCAGGGCTACGCCGCGCTGAACCAGCTCGGCACGGCGCCGCTGACCGGCTTCGTCTCGGCGTACTTCAACACCCGCGAGATCGCGCCGCTGGTCGCGGGCATCGCGCTGGCCGCCACCGTCGGCTGCGGTTTCACCGCGCAGCTGGGCGCCATGCGCATCTCGGAGGAGGTCGACGCGCTCGAGGTCATGGCGATCCCGTCGCTACCGTTCCTCGTCACGACGCGCATCATCGCCGGCCTGATCGCCATCGTCCCGCTCTACATCGTCGGCCTCATGTCGTCGTACTTCGCGACCCGGCTCACGGTCACCCAGGGATACGGCCAGAGCGCCGGCACCTACGACCACTACTTCCACGCCTTCCTGCCGCCGGGTGACGTGCTCTGGTCCTTCGGCAAGGTCCTGGTCTTCGCGGTGGTGGTGATCCTGATCCACTGCTACCACGGCTACACCGCCAGCGGAGGTCCGGCCGGCGTCGGCGTCGCGGTCGGCAAGGCCGTCCGCACCTCGATCGTGGCGATCAACGTCATCGACCTCCTGCTGTCGATGTCGATCTGGGGCACCACCACCACCGTCAGATTGGCAGGCTGA
- the nusG gene encoding transcription termination/antitermination protein NusG has translation MTEHHVSDQYDEAPDEIVEPSIDETPSGDVEAAGEEHAEALEEAADEVAVDEAAEEIEAADVLDDDASVDDAPLDPLEEFRKALWAKPGDWYVIHTYSGMENRVKANLENRIISLNMEDYIHEIVVPIEEVAEIKNGQRKLVKRTVLPGYVLVRMDLTDESWAAVRHTPSVTGFVGHSHQPVPLSMTEVEDMLAPAVVAAAEAEAAASGTPAPAGSTPAARKPVEVADFDVTDSVMVVDGPFATLHATITEINAESQRVKALVEIFGRETPVELSFNQIQKV, from the coding sequence ATGACGGAGCACCACGTGTCGGACCAGTACGACGAAGCGCCTGACGAGATCGTCGAGCCCTCGATCGACGAGACCCCTTCTGGCGACGTCGAAGCCGCCGGCGAGGAGCACGCGGAGGCCCTCGAAGAGGCAGCCGACGAGGTTGCCGTCGACGAGGCTGCCGAGGAGATCGAGGCCGCCGACGTCCTGGACGACGACGCGTCGGTCGATGACGCTCCGCTGGACCCGCTCGAGGAGTTCCGCAAGGCCCTGTGGGCCAAGCCCGGTGACTGGTACGTCATCCACACCTACTCCGGCATGGAGAACCGTGTGAAGGCGAACCTCGAGAACCGCATCATCTCCCTCAACATGGAGGACTACATCCACGAGATCGTGGTCCCCATCGAAGAGGTTGCCGAGATCAAGAACGGCCAGCGCAAGCTGGTCAAGCGCACCGTCCTCCCCGGCTACGTCCTGGTCCGCATGGACCTCACCGACGAGTCGTGGGCCGCGGTCCGCCACACCCCGTCGGTGACCGGCTTCGTCGGCCACAGCCACCAGCCGGTGCCGCTGAGCATGACCGAGGTCGAGGACATGCTGGCTCCCGCCGTCGTGGCCGCGGCCGAGGCCGAGGCTGCTGCTTCCGGCACGCCGGCCCCCGCGGGCTCCACCCCGGCCGCGCGCAAGCCGGTCGAGGTCGCCGACTTCGACGTGACCGACTCGGTCATGGTCGTCGACGGCCCGTTCGCAACGCTCCACGCGACGATCACCGAGATCAACGCTGAGTCGCAGAGGGTCAAGGCCCTCGTCGAGATCTTCGGCCGGGAAACCCCGGTCGAGCTGAGCTTCAACCAGATCCAGAAGGTCTGA
- a CDS encoding ABC transporter ATP-binding protein, whose amino-acid sequence MGVEIKIEHLTKSFGKQLIWNDVTLTMPAGEICVMLGPSGTGKSVMLKTLIGLLKPDRGSVIIEGTDIANCSEKDLYEIRKLFGVLFQDGAMFGSMNLFDNVAFPLREHTKKSESEIKRIVLEKMDLVGLIGAEYKLPGEISGGMRKRAGLARALVLDPEILLIDEPDSGLDPVRTSFINQLFVDLNAQINATFMIVTHDIHSVRVVPDQIGLLYHKHLAMFGPREMLLSSDEPVVRQFLNAQTVGPIGMSEEKDATELEAEKDMDLPPLPPIPLQLETSNGIPRKSQRPPGEWCRLNGVTPPPGSFRADSILSASAAKSSD is encoded by the coding sequence ATGGGTGTTGAGATCAAGATCGAGCATCTCACCAAGTCGTTCGGCAAGCAGCTGATCTGGAACGACGTGACGCTGACGATGCCCGCCGGCGAGATCTGCGTGATGCTCGGCCCGTCCGGCACCGGCAAGTCCGTCATGCTGAAGACCCTCATCGGTCTGCTGAAGCCTGACCGGGGCTCGGTCATCATCGAGGGCACCGACATCGCCAACTGCTCGGAGAAGGACCTCTACGAGATCCGCAAGCTCTTCGGCGTGCTGTTCCAGGACGGCGCCATGTTCGGCTCGATGAACCTCTTCGACAACGTGGCCTTCCCGCTTCGTGAGCACACCAAGAAGTCGGAGTCCGAGATCAAGCGGATCGTGCTCGAGAAGATGGACCTCGTCGGTCTCATCGGCGCCGAGTACAAGCTCCCCGGCGAGATCTCCGGCGGTATGCGCAAGCGTGCCGGCCTGGCGCGTGCGCTGGTCCTCGACCCCGAGATCCTGCTCATCGACGAGCCTGACTCCGGTCTCGACCCGGTCCGCACCTCGTTCATCAACCAGCTCTTCGTCGACCTGAACGCGCAGATCAACGCGACGTTCATGATCGTCACGCACGACATCCACAGTGTTCGCGTTGTTCCGGACCAGATCGGCCTGCTGTACCACAAGCACCTGGCCATGTTCGGTCCTCGCGAGATGCTGCTCTCGTCGGACGAGCCGGTCGTGCGTCAGTTCCTGAACGCCCAGACCGTGGGTCCGATCGGCATGTCCGAGGAGAAGGACGCGACCGAGCTCGAGGCTGAGAAGGACATGGACCTCCCGCCGCTGCCGCCGATCCCGCTGCAGCTGGAGACGTCCAACGGCATCCCGCGCAAGTCGCAGCGTCCGCCGGGCGAGTGGTGCCGGCTCAACGGTGTGACGCCGCCTCCCGGTTCCTTCCGCGCTGACTCGATCCTGTCGGCGTCCGCCGCCAAGTCTTCCGACTGA
- the secE gene encoding preprotein translocase subunit SecE: protein MSDNDAVRGSGDRPVRTGPVTFYRQVIAELRKVVYPTREQLITYFFVVLVFVVVMMTMVSLLDLGFGKLVFEIFAGPDAK from the coding sequence GTGTCGGACAACGACGCCGTACGTGGATCGGGTGACCGCCCGGTCCGCACGGGGCCGGTCACTTTCTACCGCCAGGTGATCGCCGAACTGCGCAAGGTCGTCTACCCCACGCGCGAGCAGCTGATCACGTACTTCTTCGTGGTCCTGGTGTTCGTCGTGGTCATGATGACGATGGTCTCCCTGCTCGACCTCGGCTTCGGCAAGCTCGTCTTCGAGATCTTCGCCGGCCCCGACGCCAAGTAG
- a CDS encoding MlaE family ABC transporter permease: MAAITASRALAPIGTAGKLFAFALDVARGLFRRPFQTREFLQQAWFIASVTIVPTALVAIPFGAVIALQVGGLIEQFGAQSFTGSAAVLAVVREAGPIATSLLIAGAGGSAIAADLGARKIREELDAMMVLGIDPIQRLVVPRVLACMLVAVFLNGLVSVVGVAGGYVFNVLLQDGTPGSYLASFTALAQLPDLWQGMAKALVFGLIAAIVACYMGMNAGGGPKGVGDAVNISVVVTFMLLFLVNFVMSALYIQLVPPKTG; encoded by the coding sequence GTGGCAGCGATCACCGCTTCCAGGGCTCTCGCGCCAATTGGCACGGCGGGCAAGCTCTTCGCGTTTGCCCTCGACGTGGCACGAGGGCTATTCCGCCGGCCCTTCCAGACTCGGGAGTTCCTCCAGCAAGCTTGGTTCATCGCTTCGGTGACCATCGTTCCGACCGCCCTGGTCGCGATCCCGTTCGGTGCGGTGATCGCGCTCCAGGTCGGTGGACTGATCGAGCAGTTCGGCGCTCAGTCCTTCACCGGCTCGGCAGCTGTCCTCGCGGTCGTCCGTGAGGCAGGGCCGATCGCCACGTCGCTCCTGATCGCGGGTGCCGGTGGTTCGGCGATCGCGGCCGACCTCGGCGCGCGCAAGATCCGTGAAGAGCTCGACGCGATGATGGTTCTCGGCATCGATCCGATCCAGCGTCTCGTGGTGCCGCGCGTGCTGGCATGCATGCTGGTGGCCGTCTTCCTCAACGGCCTGGTGAGCGTTGTCGGCGTCGCCGGAGGCTATGTCTTCAACGTCCTCCTCCAGGACGGCACACCGGGCTCCTACCTCGCCAGCTTCACCGCCCTCGCCCAGCTCCCAGACCTGTGGCAGGGCATGGCCAAGGCGCTCGTGTTCGGTCTGATCGCGGCCATCGTGGCCTGCTACATGGGCATGAACGCCGGCGGCGGCCCGAAGGGCGTCGGTGACGCGGTCAACATCTCCGTCGTCGTGACCTTCATGCTCCTGTTCCTCGTCAACTTCGTGATGAGCGCGCTCTACATCCAGCTCGTCCCACCGAAGACAGGGTGA
- a CDS encoding aminotransferase → MTETQPLADRSPDELAAFLTEQRAAYDALKGRGLKLDLTRGKPAPAQLDLSDALLALPASYTDANGVDTRNYGGLEGIKEIREMFAELLWVEPEQVVAGGNASLVMMRDVLTDLWLKGAVDGERPWSQEEKVTFICPVPGYDRHFTLLDWFGIDTVTVPMNDDGPDAEAVAALVASDPSIKGMWIVPTYANPSGSVCSQEVAARLASMPTAAPDFKIFWDNAYAFHHLTEDEAKSADILTLASAAGHPHRPIMFASTSKITYAGAGVAFLAASVENVQWYLKHLGAGAIGPDKVNQLRHAQFFGSPQGVRDHMVKHREIIWPKFEAVQSVLDSRLGGLGVAEWTKPTGGYFVSLDVLDGAATRVVQLAKEAGIALTPAGASFPGGNDPRDRNIRLAPTFPELDAVTEAMDAVATCVLLAAAEQLTA, encoded by the coding sequence GTGACCGAGACCCAGCCCCTCGCCGACCGCAGCCCCGACGAGCTCGCCGCGTTCCTCACCGAGCAGCGCGCGGCGTACGACGCACTGAAGGGCCGCGGCCTCAAGCTGGACCTGACGCGCGGCAAGCCCGCCCCGGCCCAGCTGGACCTGTCAGACGCGCTGCTCGCGCTGCCTGCGTCGTACACCGATGCCAACGGCGTCGACACGCGCAACTACGGCGGCCTCGAGGGCATCAAGGAGATCCGCGAGATGTTCGCGGAGCTGCTCTGGGTCGAGCCCGAGCAGGTCGTCGCCGGCGGCAACGCGTCGCTCGTGATGATGCGCGACGTGCTGACAGACCTCTGGCTGAAGGGCGCGGTCGACGGCGAGCGTCCCTGGTCCCAGGAAGAGAAGGTCACCTTCATCTGCCCGGTGCCCGGCTACGACCGCCACTTCACGCTGCTCGACTGGTTCGGCATCGACACGGTCACCGTGCCGATGAACGACGACGGCCCGGACGCTGAGGCGGTCGCTGCGCTGGTCGCCAGCGACCCGTCGATCAAGGGCATGTGGATCGTCCCCACCTACGCGAACCCGAGTGGCTCGGTCTGCTCGCAGGAGGTCGCGGCGCGCCTGGCCTCCATGCCGACCGCTGCTCCGGACTTCAAGATCTTCTGGGACAACGCCTACGCGTTCCACCACCTCACCGAGGACGAGGCCAAGAGCGCCGACATCCTGACCCTCGCCTCGGCGGCGGGCCACCCGCACCGGCCGATCATGTTCGCCTCCACCTCGAAGATCACCTACGCCGGCGCAGGAGTCGCGTTCCTCGCGGCATCGGTCGAGAACGTGCAGTGGTACCTCAAGCACCTCGGCGCCGGCGCCATCGGTCCGGACAAGGTCAACCAGCTGCGTCACGCCCAGTTCTTCGGCTCGCCCCAGGGCGTGCGCGACCACATGGTCAAGCACCGCGAGATCATCTGGCCGAAGTTCGAGGCCGTGCAGTCCGTCCTTGACTCGCGTCTCGGCGGCCTCGGCGTGGCCGAGTGGACCAAGCCGACCGGCGGCTACTTCGTCAGCCTGGACGTCCTCGACGGCGCCGCGACACGCGTCGTACAGCTGGCGAAGGAGGCCGGCATCGCCCTCACCCCCGCTGGCGCGTCCTTCCCCGGTGGCAACGACCCGCGCGACCGCAACATCCGTCTCGCGCCGACGTTCCCCGAGCTCGACGCCGTCACCGAGGCGATGGACGCCGTCGCGACCTGCGTCCTCCTCGCCGCCGCGGAGCAGCTCACGGCCTGA
- the rplL gene encoding 50S ribosomal protein L7/L12, translated as MAKLTTDELLDAFKEMTLIELSEFVKQFEETFGVTAAAPVAVAAAAGAGAPAAEAAEEKDSFDVILEAAGDKKINVIKEVRAITNLGLKEAKDLVEAAPKAILEGADKAAAEKAKEALEGAGATVTLK; from the coding sequence ATGGCGAAGCTCACCACCGACGAGCTCCTCGACGCGTTCAAGGAGATGACCCTCATCGAGCTCTCTGAGTTCGTGAAGCAGTTCGAGGAGACCTTCGGCGTCACCGCCGCCGCTCCCGTTGCTGTTGCCGCTGCTGCGGGCGCTGGCGCCCCGGCCGCCGAGGCTGCCGAGGAGAAGGACTCCTTCGACGTCATCCTCGAGGCCGCTGGCGACAAGAAGATCAACGTCATCAAGGAGGTGCGCGCGATCACGAACCTCGGTCTCAAGGAGGCCAAGGACCTGGTCGAGGCGGCCCCCAAGGCCATCCTCGAGGGCGCTGACAAGGCTGCCGCCGAGAAGGCCAAGGAAGCCCTCGAGGGCGCCGGCGCCACCGTCACCCTCAAGTGA
- the rplJ gene encoding 50S ribosomal protein L10, with product MARPDKAAAVAEVVDTFNASAGAVLTEYRGLTVKQLQELRRSLGENADYAVVKNTLALIAAKEAGIEGLDDLLTGPTAIAFISGDVVEAAKGLRDFAKANPALVIKGGVLDGALLSAAEVAKLADLESREVLLGKMAGAMLASLSQAVYLLNAPLSQAARLAGALQAAAEQDPSILAGGAGTPAAAEEAPAADEAAPADETTEAPADEAPATEATDAVAEPTDA from the coding sequence ATGGCGCGGCCAGACAAGGCAGCCGCTGTTGCAGAGGTCGTTGACACGTTCAACGCATCTGCCGGCGCCGTCCTGACCGAGTACCGCGGGCTCACCGTGAAGCAGCTGCAGGAACTGCGGCGCTCACTCGGCGAGAACGCTGATTACGCCGTGGTCAAGAACACGCTGGCCCTCATCGCCGCCAAGGAGGCGGGCATTGAGGGTCTCGACGACCTGCTGACCGGTCCGACCGCAATCGCCTTCATCAGTGGCGACGTGGTCGAGGCGGCCAAGGGTCTGCGTGACTTTGCCAAGGCGAACCCCGCCCTTGTTATCAAGGGTGGCGTCCTCGACGGCGCGCTCCTCTCCGCGGCAGAGGTGGCCAAGCTGGCCGACCTCGAGTCGCGCGAGGTGCTCCTGGGCAAGATGGCCGGCGCAATGCTGGCGTCGCTGTCCCAGGCCGTCTACCTGCTCAACGCCCCGCTCTCGCAGGCTGCCCGGCTCGCCGGCGCCCTGCAGGCCGCGGCGGAGCAGGACCCCTCGATCCTCGCAGGTGGTGCCGGTACGCCGGCCGCCGCTGAGGAAGCACCGGCTGCCGACGAGGCTGCCCCCGCTGACGAGACCACCGAGGCTCCGGCCGACGAGGCTCCCGCCACGGAGGCGACCGACGCGGTTGCCGAGCCCACCGACGCCTGA
- the rplK gene encoding 50S ribosomal protein L11 produces the protein MPPKKKIAALVKVQLQAGAATPAPPVGTALGPHGVNIMDFCKAYNAQTEAMRGNVIPVEITIYEDRSFTFITKTPPAAELIKKAAGLKKGSGVPHKEKVGKLTKDQVREIATTKLPDLNANDIDAAMKIVEGTARSMGITTD, from the coding sequence ATGCCTCCCAAGAAGAAGATCGCCGCGCTCGTCAAGGTGCAGCTGCAGGCTGGCGCCGCGACCCCGGCCCCGCCCGTCGGCACGGCCCTCGGCCCGCACGGCGTCAACATCATGGACTTCTGCAAGGCGTACAACGCCCAGACCGAAGCCATGCGTGGAAACGTGATCCCCGTTGAGATCACGATCTACGAGGACCGCTCCTTCACCTTCATCACGAAGACGCCGCCGGCGGCTGAGCTGATCAAGAAGGCCGCTGGCCTGAAGAAGGGCTCGGGCGTCCCGCACAAGGAGAAGGTCGGCAAGCTGACCAAGGACCAGGTGCGCGAGATCGCGACGACGAAGCTCCCCGACCTGAACGCGAACGACATCGACGCCGCCATGAAGATCGTGGAAGGCACTGCCCGCTCGATGGGCATCACCACCGACTGA
- the rplA gene encoding 50S ribosomal protein L1, translated as MQRSKTYRAAAEAFDKNEIFAPLAAIKIAKTASKKKFDETVDVVMRLGVDPRKADQLVRGTVSLPHGTGKTVRVLVFAVGEKADEARAAGADLVGGDELIEKVAGGWTDFDAAVATPDMMGKVGRVARVLGPRGLMPNPKTGTVTPDVAKAVSDIKGGKIEFRVDRHANLHFIIGKASFSEAQLAENYAAALEEVLRLKPASSKGRYIKKITVSTTMGPGVQVDPNRTKNVAAEDEA; from the coding sequence ATGCAGCGCAGCAAGACCTACCGCGCAGCGGCCGAGGCGTTCGACAAGAACGAGATCTTCGCCCCGCTCGCCGCGATCAAGATCGCCAAGACCGCGTCCAAGAAGAAGTTCGACGAGACCGTCGACGTCGTCATGCGCCTCGGTGTCGACCCGCGCAAGGCCGACCAGCTGGTCCGTGGCACCGTCTCCCTGCCGCACGGCACGGGCAAGACCGTCCGCGTCCTCGTGTTCGCCGTGGGCGAGAAGGCTGACGAGGCCCGCGCGGCCGGCGCCGACCTGGTCGGTGGCGACGAGCTCATCGAGAAGGTGGCCGGCGGCTGGACCGACTTCGACGCCGCAGTCGCCACCCCCGACATGATGGGCAAGGTGGGCCGCGTGGCCCGCGTGCTCGGCCCCCGTGGCCTCATGCCGAACCCGAAGACCGGCACCGTGACGCCGGACGTGGCCAAGGCCGTGTCCGACATCAAGGGCGGCAAGATCGAGTTCCGCGTGGACCGTCACGCGAACCTGCACTTCATCATCGGCAAGGCCTCCTTCTCGGAGGCTCAGCTGGCGGAGAACTACGCCGCCGCGCTGGAGGAGGTGCTTCGTCTGAAGCCCGCCTCGTCGAAGGGTCGCTACATCAAGAAGATCACCGTCTCGACGACCATGGGCCCCGGCGTCCAGGTCGACCCGAACCGCACCAAGAACGTCGCGGCCGAGGACGAGGCCTGA